From the genome of Solanum lycopersicum chromosome 12, SLM_r2.1:
gataatgaatattatattagaatcaatttcttttttagtttgttgTACTTAAAGATGTATCaatgtataaattaaaaattaaaatctataCAAATTACAgcaaaaacataatataaactataattatttattgtaaataaaatacttatagCTATTGATATtcattaaccttataaatataattatttttgtatgttgCTCTGATTAATTAAGACCTATCTCAATTTTCTGCCTAGCATATTTATTGGAGTATGTGATATCTTtataatcctttttttttattttgggccACCGAAAGAAAACACTTTTTAGAGCATTTAACTATTTAACTATTAcaaagggcctaaaatatctTTGAAGTATTAAAAATGGTACTAAATTATCTTCCATCCATCTATTAGCTctaaaatgcccttttcatccatctattgactccaaaatactcTTTTTATCCACCTACTAGcttcaaaatacccttctcatccacctttgggttcaaaattgatcacttatttaacgtttttaaaattaaattatttaagtattttttaaaatacttggtgctcaactattggttatagtttaatttattaatatgatttttatccaacccactacccactcattactaactaaactccacttaattaataaaccaattataatattaaaattgtcATAAGCACTACTAAAATAcgacaaaattatatattcctAAAAAttacatccaaaattatttgagtCTGAATCAAAGCCCCAACTAAATTTATGTCGAatcgcttatttaggaggatactttcaataggattctctttcaacATTGCATTCGAAACTTATGATTactacatcccgaattaatttttaatataattttataaatatttatgatttgttttaaaaccttcaatatattatttttttaaaaaaagtaatctaTGAAGtaatatcacataattgagatgaaagaaaaattaagatgaacatagtcagacttttaagtttatcggtaatttttatttagacatatgaatgtatgataatttacttttatatatattttcacctCAAATTGTTAAAACACTCATTGCTAGTAGCTTTTCTGTTGTTACATTAGTAATGTGACaggtttattaattttttggtgtttaattagtaataagtggttaattttgaacccgaaggtggatgacaagggtattttggagccaataggtgggtgggaaggttattttggagccaataggtggatggaggataattttataacatttccaatacatcgaatgtattttaggccctttacCATTTAACTAATTAACTGACAAATAATCTTTTTCGTtcactattatttattatttattttaaaaataaatttttattttaccgGTAACTATTCATTTATcaagaaaacatatatttttcatgatttatcttcaatattaaaacttacattttcttatcattttttgagatatcataaaatagaaaataatttaataaaatatttatatcattatattattttttaatcaatatatcTAGTCAAATtatgacaagtaaaaataaaaggagaaaataaattttatcaataataagaaataaatgggttttgtaaagaaagctcagaatataagatgaaaaagacaagaagtataagatagaggagataattttcttattcaagtatgtcatacaatggtgaatgatatctctatttatagtgttgagatatcatagtcaaaggtcaccttgaaattttacatagttatcatcaaggttcatatcaccttgatatcttatcacattggaaacactaatacatgaatccaattaattgttggataactctaatggatcatccacatatacaatggatttacaacactcccccttggatatccatagattatgtgcctcgttaaaaccttactaggaaaaactcAGTGGAAAAAagcctagtgaaggaaaaagagtacacatatctcataatacgctttgaatgttgcctcgttaaaaaccttacctggaaaacccaacttgggacaaaaccatagttaaggaaaagagtacaacacGTATTTCGCTCCCCCTGATGAAAACTTTACTTGATATCTCGGAGACGGCGCATTCCAATCTTGGGAAGCGCTTGAGCGAAAGGAGAAGGCAGAAAAAAAAGATGCCTTTATCCCTAGAGATGCAGGAGCTTGCCTTAGGACAGAAACTGCTGATATCCGAATGGCGTACGGAGCTGCTTACCCTAAGACTTCAACTCCATCTTACATCGAAGTAAGTTCGGCTGGATCGAGAGAATCTGGATAGGCATGATCGAAAGAGGGGGCAACTCTGTCTCCGCCTCTGCTCGTGCACTCGTTAAAGTCATGGCCTAGCCTAGTTGGTGAAGGAGCCTACAAGTGGTAACCGCTCTGTATCCGTCATCTCTTTGAAGAAGCTGAAAGGCTAGAAGCGGCGCTTTCAAAATCCCGTGTATCTCAACTTCTCAAACATTGATGTTGGCAATGCCTTAGTGAGTAAATCAgcaagattatcacttgaacgaatttgttgaacttctatctcaccattttgttgaagatcatgcGTGAAAAGAACTTTGGTGAGATATGCTTTGTCCGGTCTCCTTTGATGTATCCTCCTTTCAATTGAGCTATACATGCAGCattatcttcgtacattgtggttggtatattctttttcaaagaaaaaccacacatttcctgaatatgatgggtcattgatctcaaccagacgcactctcgacttgcttcatggatgactattatttctgcatgatttgaagaagtggcTACCAacgtttgcttcattgatcgccaagATATTGTCGTGTCTCCACATGTAAACAAATAGCCTGTTTGTGATCGAGCTTTATGCGGATCTGATAAATACcctgcatctgcgtaaccaatcagTTCTGATTTGGATTCATtggaatagaataaacccatgtCCATGGTCCGTCGAAGATATCGAAGTATGTGTTTAACACCATtccaatgtctttttgttggggagaaactgaatcttgccagtagacTTACTGCAAAATAGATATCTGGTCAAGTATTGTTAGCAAGGTACATTAGTGCCCCGATCGCACTAAGAtaaggagtttcatcaccaagaagctcTTCATCATTCTCTTGAGGTTGAAATGGATCTGTATTGATGTCTAGCGATCTTACCACCATTGGAGTACTCAATGGATGTGAGttatccatgtaaaaacgcTTTAGTATCTTTTCTGTATACGTTGATTAATGAACAAGTATTCCATTTGATAAATTCTCAATCTGTAGGCCatgacaaaattttgtcttgccgagatctttcatttcaaattcttttttgagACACTCAACACCTTCTAAAATCTCTTTATGAGTGCCAATGatgttcaaatcatcaacatacacagcTATTATTACAAATTCAGACTCCGACCGTTTAATGAAAATGCAGGGACAAATTGGGTCATTTTTGTAccctttctttaacaaatattcaCTCACACAATTGTACCACATCCTTCCTGATTGTTTCAATCCATACAGAGATTTCTGAAGTTTTATTGAACAAGTTTCTCTTGAATCTTTGTATGCTTCAGGCACTTTGAATGCTTcaggaattttcatgaaaatgttgtggtCCAATGAGCCATATAGATAGGATGTGACAACGTCCATTAGACgcatttcaagtttttcatgaactGCCAGATTTATGAGATATCTGAAGGTGATTGCATCTACCACTGGAGAATATGTCTCCATATAATCAATGCTAGGTCTTTGAGAAAAACCTTGAGCAACGAGTCGGGCCTTATATCTCATGACTTCacctttctcatttcttttttgtataaaaacCCATTTGTACCCTACTGGCTTGATACCTTCAGGTGTTCGGATTATGGGTCAAAAAACATCACGTTTTTCTAGTGAAGCCAATTCAGCTTGAATTGCATccttccattttggccaatcatttctctGTCTACATTCGTGAACAGATTTTGGCTCAAAATCTTCATTGCATTATTTCAATAGCAACATTATAGGCAAATATGTTGTCAATCACAACATTATTTCGGTTCCACAACTTTCTCGTCGAGACTtaattcattgaaatttcattattttcagaaGTTCGAACAATCTTATCATCATGTGTTATGACTTGGATCTCatcttgagaaatttctttcaaccCATGATTATCTTGATCATTTATTACTTTTCTCTTTcgaggatttttatccttggaacCAATTGGTCTACCACGCTTCAAATGTGGTCTAGACTCATTTGCCATAACAATTTGTCCCATCGGGATATCAACTCAAACTGGAGCATTAACAGCTGGAATATGCGATTTAGTAATCCTTGGAAGATTAGTAAATGCATCTGGTAGCTGATTTGCAATGttctgcaaataaattattctttgaactTCTTGCTCATATTGGTTTGTTCGAGGATCCAGATGAGATAAAGATGATGAATTCCAATCTATCTCTTTTCCCAATGACTTAtgttctccccctaatgttgggtatactgattcatcaaaatgacaatcagcaaatcttgccttaaataaatctccagtcataggctccaaatattttatgattgaaggAGATTCATACCCAACATATATCCCCAACCTTCTTTGGGGCCCCATCTTTGTGCGTTGTGGTGGAGCAATTGGGACATACaccgcacatccaaaaactctaaGATGGAAAATGTTTGGTTCTTGACCAAAAGTCAATTGTAATGGggagaattcatgataattggTCGGCCTTATGCGCACAAGTGCTGCTGCATGCAAAATAGCATGCCCCACATAGACACAGATAACTTTGTTCTCATTAGTAATGGTCTAGCTATCAATTGTAGACGTTTAATCAATGATTCTGCTAGACGGTTTTGAGTGTGAACATGAGCAACTGGATGTTCAACTGTTATACCAGTAGacatacaataatcattaaatgctTGAGATGTAAACTCACCAGCATTATCTAGACGGATTGTCTTTATTGTATAGTCTGGAAATTGTGctttcaatcttattatttgagtCAGCAATCTTGCAAAAGCTATGTTGCAAGTTGATAATAAACACACATGTGACCATGTTGTAGAAGCATCTatcaagaccatataatatttaaagggtCCACATGCAGGTTGAATTGGTCCACATATATCACCCTGTATACGTTCCAAAAACGCAGGGGATTCAATTCCAACCTTAACTGTTGATGGTTTAATGATCAATTTTCCTTGAGAACAAGCAGCACAAGAGAATTCCtttgattgaaggatatttggGCTCTTTAAGGTGTGCCCATGTGAATTCTCAATGATTTTGCGCATCATATTAAATCTAGGATGGTCCAACCGGTCatgccaaatgataaaatcattaaaattagtaaacctTTTGTTTACTACGGCATGTGAGTCAACTGTACTTATACTTGTATAGTACAACCCAGAAGAAAATGCAggtaatttttcatgcacaattttcttctctaCATTAATCGTAGTAATGTAAAGGTATTCAACCTTTCCTTCATTAGTCGTCTCAACATGATAGTCATTTTGGCGAAtaactttgaaacttaataagtttctttgagacttactacaatataaTGCATTATCAATGCTTAATATTGTCCCTCCAGGTAGTAATAAGGTCGCTCTTCCAGAgccctcaattaattttttactacctgatattgtgttgacatatgccattttcataaccaaattagaaaagtatttcttttcttttaatattgtatgtGTTGTAGCACTATCAAGAAGGCATACATATCCATTACTCATCTTGAATCCAACTGACAACTGGggatttctattaattttcattaaaataaaatacatcaaaagaaggaagaaacaaaattaacaacggaaatttaaatacttcaacatgaataacataataattaaaaatacataagtaaaatattaacaaatttcATTCCCCAGCTAAAAGATTAAACATTAGTTTCGATCTCCAAAGAAGTCATCAACTTCCATATGAGTAATGTCACCAAGGCCATCAAAAACATCATCCTTTAAAGCCAAATTTGCTTCAACATCTTTATCATATTTCTGAGATGTTCCCGGCTTATCACCATCTTTAAGAGTCATATGTGACTCAGCTCGAGCATTGGAAGAGGAAGCAccacttttatttcctttctttttaaagGAATTTTGATAGAGCCTTACAAAATGTTCATGTGTGCGACATTCATTCTTCCAATGGCCTTTCATGCCACAACGACGACAATTACTTTTTGAGGGGTTATTTTGAGAATTCAtgttgttcttccttttattatGACCACCACCTTGACGATTAGTGTATCGTCTTTTATCTTTGTTACGTCCCCGTGCATTATTATATCCCCGATGATTATCTCTTTTTACTTCAGATTGATCACGTGCTTCCACCACATTTGCCTCCGGTAATGGAGCAGGTCCAGTGGGACGAGCTTcgtgatttttcattaaaagagaattatgttgcTCAGCCACCAAAAGACATGAGATTAGTTCAGAATATTTCTGAAAACCCTTTTCACGATATTGCTGCTGCAATA
Proteins encoded in this window:
- the LOC101243760 gene encoding uncharacterized protein, which translates into the protein MSNLSKLEFVALDISGKNYLSWVLDAEIHLAAKGLDATITQGNEASSQDKAKTMSFLRHHFDEGLKIEYLTVKDPIELWTDLKGRYDHLKATVLPRAHYEWMHLRFQDFKNVIEYNSAVFRITSQLKLCGETIKDEDMLEKTLTTFHASNVILQQQYREKGFQKYSELISCLLVAEQHNSLLMKNHEARPTGPAPLPEANVVEARDQSEVKRDNHRGYNNARGRNKDKRRYTNRQGGGHNKRKNNMNSQNNPSKSNCRRCGMKGHWKNECRTHEHFVRLYQNSFKKKGNKSGASSSNARAESHMTLKDGDKPGTSQKYDKDVEANLALKDDVFDGLGDITHMEVDDFFGDRN